The Actinomycetota bacterium genomic sequence ACCAGCGTTGTGGAACTCGATCGTGTACTTGCCGGTCCCGCACGCGGCATCGAGGATCGACTCACCCGGACGGGCATCGACGAGCCGAACAACTTCGTCGTGTTCCATCAGGATTTGGGGATTGCGCTCAGCGTCGTACTTTTCAGACCAGCGGTCGTACGCCATCCTTGTCTTGTTGCTCATGCTCTTCCTATTGGTCTGCATAACGACCTGGTACTCGATCCCTCGGTCGTTCGTGAGCAGTATGTCCGAAACCAGCCGACGCAGCGGTAGCCAGCAGTTCACCGTTCTTCATGCCGGTCCAACCCTGGGCTCGCACGGTCGTCACGTCGTGACCGATCAACTCCGCGGCCAGGTCGAGCGGCAGGTGCTCGTCAAGCAGGACGCGCACGAGGGAGTGTTTCCTCGAGGGCTTCCAAGACCGCCTCGACCTGTTCGCGACGCACGGACGGGAACTGCTGGAGGAAGCCCTCGACGCTGTAGTCGTCCTCGAGGTAATCGATCAGGTTGCGCAGGGGAACGCGGGTCCCGATGAACACGGGCGCTCCGCTCAGGATCTCGGGATCCGAGTGCACGACAGAATCCAGCGAACTCATCCATTCAGGTTACCGCCTGGCGGAGGCGGGGAACAGTCCTACCGGGGCTACGCGCGGTCGATCTGACTGCGACGGAACAGTGGTCGCAGTTCGAGGCCGATGGCTGCCAACGCCTCGGTGCCACCGGTCTCTCGGTCGATCACGCACAGCGCGTGCTCCACGGAAGCACCGAGCGCGCGGAGGGCGATGCAGGACTCGATGATCTGCCCGCCAGAGGTGACCACGTCTTCGACGATGCACAACAGGCGACCGGCCACGTCCAGACCCTCGACCAGCTGGCAGGTGCCATAGTCCTTGGCGGTCTTTCGAACGAAGATAGCAGGCAGCCCACTGCGCAGCGACAGCGCCGTGACCACCGGCACGCCGCCAAGCTCCAGTCCGGCGAGCGCATCAATCCCGGTAGGCACCAAGCCGCGCATGTGGTCAGCGATCGCGGCCAACAACACCGGGTCGGACTCGAAGCGGTACTTGTCGAAGTACTCGGTCGCTGTGACTCCGGAACGGAGCGTGAAGGAGCCGCGAAGGCGCGCGACCGCGTTGATGGACGAGGCGAGTTTGTCGAGATCCATATCGATCGAGGCTAGTCCGTTCAACGACTTGGCGGCTGAGCGGCGCGAGCGCCAGCGAGTGTCCGGTGCAACCGCGGGGTTAGACGGCAGACCGCGACTGGAGCCACTGCTTGAGCGATTCCTGGGACTCGCCGGAGGGGCGGCCCGCGAGCAAACCCTCGACGCTGATGTCTTCGTCGAGCAACGGCCAGTGAATGCCTTCGCCCCTCCCGATCAACTCCCACTCGGCGCGTTCGTTGGCCTTTCCGTGAGCCAACCGCGGATACCAAGCCAAGGGCACGGACACCGTGCGACCATCGACGAGGTCTACGACAAGGGAGTCCTCGGTTACAGAAATGCTGATCGCCTCTGCTCGACCGATCTCAATCCTCGAAGAACTCATCCCACCTCCTCAACAGCGATGCGGCTTCCGCTTCGATCAATGCCTCGATGCGACGCAATTCAACCCGCCCGAACCCGCCGCTACGCTCCAACCGTACTGGGTTCAGCCAGTACTTCGCCACCATCTTTTCACGCTGCACGTGGACGTGAGGCGGCTCTACGCTGTCACCCGAGTAGAAGAACACGCGATAGGGACCGCGTATCAGTATCGTCGGCATCCGGTAATCGTAACTGTCGCCACCGACAAGGCTCTTGGAGCACTAAAGAGTCGCATCGTTCCAGTCCTCGGGAACACCGGGTACCGGCCAATTCGCGCTCGGTCGCCAGGCCGACCAATCCTGGTGAAACGGCCAAGCCCGCACCTCGAGCCTCTTCGCCACACGAAGACCTTCTTCACGGATCTTCGCGGCTTCCTCGCGCGAGTACTTCCGAGCTTCAACGCTCCAGTCAAGCTCGTCGCTGTCCTTCCACGCCCACCCGGAAACCCGGGTGTGCAGCCGTAGCGCCCAGCCGGCTATTCGTTCGAGATTGCCTTCAGATCGAACGACGCCCAGCACCTGGCACCGGCAGTGTCCACGATCTCCCCCCCTGAGCCGTATCGAGTTCCAGGGTGGCAGCGGTCGATCCGTGGTCATCGTGAACCTGCCGCTCTTCGCATAGTCGCCGGGCGCACCACCGGAGCGGCGCAGCGCGATCTCAATTCGCCACGAAGTGGAAGACATTCGCCGCATGGTCAGAGCGTGGGCACCTTCGAAGCGCGTCGACGAATGGGAAACGTGGCCGACGGGAAGCGACAACCACGGCAGGGGCGACTTCAGAGGGAAGTTCCAGGATGCCCACGGCCCTCTTCCCTGGATTGGAAAGGTGAGGCTGATTTCGGTCATCGCGTAGTCCGTGGGACGCATGTTCCATGTGAAGTACCAGTTGGGCTGGCTGGTCGTGGGTGAGTTGAAGTAAGGGTAGAGGCGGTAGTAGGCCTCGCTCGATGCACCATCGCGGGGCTGTGAATCCGTTCCGAGGCCGGTGAAGACCCCGTCGGGAGAGGGGTAGTTCGTTCGGCCGTGCGCGGAATCCTCAAAGAACCCCGACCCCGAGGCGCTGTAAGAGCCCTCCCACGCGCTGGCCGGAATTCTCGGCACTCGAAGGAACCGCTCGCTTCGGGCCGAGCCGCTCGGCGCACCCGGCGCGGCCGCAGATGAGCCCCCACGTGAACTGGGCACTGCGGAATCCGACGGACAGGATCCCTCCGTTGAACACGAGGCACCAACCACTGGACCGGAGGACGACGGCAGCGCGCGCGGAGATCGGGGTGCGGCGGTGCAGGCGACCAAGGTGCTGAGCGCAAGGCCCGAGCAAACGACTCCCCGGCTGATCCGTCGCGCGCTGCCGGTCATCATCTTCCTTCGTCTCGCCCTAGACCGCTGCGGTCACCGGGCGAGACGCGGTCATTCGCGGGGGACCATCGGACCCGCGCCCGATGGACCCGATTCCGCAGGTGCAAATTGTTGAGGCGGTGACAAGGGCGTTGGAGGACGGCACGCACGTGAAATTTCGGTCGTACCATTGGCACCCCTTCACAATGCTTGTCCAGGTGTTGCTCCCTAACATCGCCGGACTCGAGTAGGGGAAGTCCTGGCTCATTCCGCTCTCCTGGTATCCAGCCGCGCATGTGGTCAGCGATCCCGGCCAACAACACCGGGTCGGACTCGAAGCGGTACTTGTCGAAGTACTTGGTCGCTGTGACTCCGGAGCGGAGCATGAAGGAGCCGCGAATGCGCGCGACCGCGTTGATGGACGAGGCGAGTTTGTCGAGATTCATATCGATCGAGGCTAGTCCGTCCAACGTCCTGGCGGCTGCGCAGCCGGACGCGCGCGAAGCGCGCGAGCAGTCTGCTCTAGCCGCAAGTTGGGCGGCTGCGCACAAATCATGACGATGCAGATCGGCTGTAGAGGCGGCGAGCGAGACCATCTCCACACACGAGCAGGATCAACCCGATCACGACCGAGGCAGAGAGGCGAATCACCCAGCCTGCCTCAAGATGGCCCGACTGGTCCCATAACACGTTGAACAGAGCAAGAGCCGACGTGACGCTGAGCCACAACCCGAGCGAACGCGCGAACACACCGAAGGCATCTCGTGGGGCCATAGTCATCCTTTCGTCTGGTCCGCCCAACGACTTGGCGGCTCACCCGCGCGAGCGTAGCGAGCGTCGGGTGCGGCCGCGAGTTGTACGGCCTCGCACCCGCGGGGCTCAACCCTCGGTTTCACACGCATCCGGCTGACCTACCTCGGCAACGTCGAAAGTCGGCATGCCCAGTGGATAGATCGTGACGGCTACCGAGCCGCCCACCGACGCGACGCGGGCAATCGTGGCCGGCTGCAAGATCGACCGGAAGTTCCGGGGCGTGTCGCCGCTGTCGTAGCCCACATCGAACATCCTGGACACACATCGATCCCAAACTGCGCGCGCCCCCGGCTTCATACACTCGACGAGACTGCACAGGTGATTGATTACCGAATCCGCATCGGTCGACATGCCGCCTGCAATCTCGACGCTCGCCTGAAACAACCCGCGCGACTCAGCCCGATACATCACCACGACCTCTTCGCCAAGGTCATCGAGAACAGGATCGAGCGGCTCGCGGCCCTCGAGCTCTAGATCCACGTTCAGGAAGTCGATTTCAGCCATCGGTCCGTTCAACTCCCATCTATGCGGACCTCGATATCGATCCGCTCGGACAGGATAGCGCGCGCGGCCTTGTTTTCGGTCCCACGCGAAGTCCCTGATGGCAGTGGGTTTGGACGACGCATTGGGGTGGCAGTTTGTTTGTTCTCCCGTCCGGGCGGTCGGGATAGCGACGGGCGATGAACGACCTCGACATGCGTGCCGCGAAACCGGAGCAGGGGCGGATCCAGCCGACGTAGGACTTCTGGGCGCGCGCGCTGGTCCGACCCGTCGTCGTTCCCACAAGTCTCCCCTGCCTGATTCGCGCGCGCCCACAAGGCGCGCGGCAAGGGATTGCCCCTCTCCGCGGCGAACCAGGTACGTGAACCAGATTGGGAGGGAGCCCCATGCGTTCTCGTTTGCCGCTTGCATTGACCGTGCTCGCACTTACCGTCGCCCCGTTGCCGGGGCGGGCCGCGCCGACGCTCGTAACCCAAGACCGGAGTGTCGAACCTGTCGTACTGACGGGGGCGCAGTTTCCGGCGTGGAGCGCCGGACCCGATCCGACTTTCCGGGAACCGCAGACTCCGACCGAGTACACGGTCTTCGACCAGCACCAGTATCTGGGGCCGCTTGCGAGCGACTGCTACAAGAGCAGCGAGCACCCCAACCCTTACGACTACTCCGACAACGGGGATCACAACTGCGTCCAGCCTTCGCGCATTCCGGCGAATCCCAACGTGGGAGCCGACGTCAACCGGATCCTCGGCTACCGGTGGGACTCGGCCGCTGAGGCGTTCGTACAGATTCCATTCCAGGTGGACGAGCGGTTCACTCGCTACCTGACGAACAACGCATCGGGGTTCGCGTTCTACTCGGGCGTGGATCAGGAAACGACCTACGCCTGGGACCGTGAGGGCTTCCGCTACACCTCGGACGATTTCATCGCCAACGACGGCAACCCCTGCCTTGCGAAGCCGGCTCCCGGCAGCGAGATCGGACCAAAGGGATTCGCAACGACGGCAGACCCGGTCAAGGGCTTGGACGACAACGACGAGTTGGCGTTCATGTGGTCCGACGCCGGAACGCAGGCGCCAGCCGGCACCGCCCTTCCGACCGGGATCGAGTCCGCAAACGAGGTCGCCGTCGCGGATCCGTCGAAACCCGAGAACGTCGCCTTCGCGTACGTGATGCTCGCCGCGCCCGATGGCCCGGCACCCGCGTACACCTCGGAGAACGGCTACGTCCGATACCAGCGCGACGCGAACGCGGACATGTTCGTGTACTCGCAGTCCTCCTACGACGGCTACGGCGCGGCTCCTAAGGGCCCGTACTGCAACCCGGACGGCTCCATCTCGACCACGGCACACGACAACGACTACACCTCCCCCGAGGGGATCGATCGTCCCGCGGAGTGGGTGATCGAGCAGCGGCGGCCGCTCGATACCGCGTGGATCAAGACTCCGCGCTATTGGTTCCGCTACGACGGACGATGGCTGATGACGCAGATCCGCGTCTCGCCGGACGACACCGGCCTGGATGCCGGCGGCAATGTTGGTCCCGACCTGATCGACCAGTGGAAGGCGCGCGCCTTCCAACAGCGCCCCGGTGGAACTACGCCGTGCTGCGGATACGAGGAGGAGGTCAACAACTGGGGCGGCTCGTCCATCTCGATGGGCGAGCGCTGGGGTCCGGTGCGCGCGATTCGCGCGGCATGGGGAGCCGACTCTTCGACCAACAACGTTCGCGTCGAAACCTTCTACCGCGACGAGTTTCGCCTGAGTGACGCCCTTCGGGTTCACGTGATGCCTCCCGCCGACGGCGTCTACATCCAGTGGGACTACAACGCGGGCAAGATGACCCGCTACTACAACCCCTTCGTGACCGAAGGCGTTGATGTCGACGGGAAGAACGACGAAGTGTTCGGCAACACCAACGTGCACATCGCCAACGACCGCGTCGAGATCCGCGACGACGACCCGATCCCCGTCGTCGGCCCGCAGCACCACACCGTGCCGCTCGCAGGGGGCTCCGACGACTGTGAGATCGGAGTCGACCCGGCATCCGGCGACGGCGTCTGCAACGACCTCGACTTCGCCGACCCCACATTCTCCGGTCCGACCGGGCCGCTCAACTGGGAGCAGGTCGGCGGTCCGTTCGGAACTCTGGTGACGCGTTGGTCGATCAAGCAGCACACGGCCGGCGATGCCTACACGCTGATCACTCAGCCTTACTACCGCGACGATTCCTGCTTCGACGACGGGACGGGATCGGATCCGGGGCCGCACCTGCGTTCGCGCGCGCCCGACGACGGCGCGTACGGGACCTACACCGACCCCTCGACAAGCGAGTCGCTCCCGCGCGTGTGCTGGACTCCCGAAGACGGAGACCCAGCGTCGAACCCGGCGGGCGCGCGCAAGTTCTGGCAGGGCGATATCGCGACCCACGGGATGCACATCCAGTTCATCGCGGACTCCGACAACGCCCAGATGCCGGTGCCGCTCACCGAGGTCGACTCCGAGCAGCGCATCGTCATTCTTCCGGGATTGCAGCTCAACGTCGGCGACCAATACGGCCGCCACGTAGAGTTCCCGCTGCAGGCGCTGGTTCGCCCCTACGTCTGATTAGGCGTACGGGGTTTCGGCGAGAAGCCGGTACCAAAGCCGGCCGGCCGCGCGCACCCGAAAGCGCGCGAACCCTGCCTCGGCGAGTTGCTCGCGCAACTCGCCGAGCGAGTAGGTGCGCTCGGGTGGAAACACTTTCGCGATAGGCCCGACGAAGAAGCCTGGCAGCAGATCGACCAGCAACAGGCGTCCGCCGGGCCGCAACACGCGCGCGCACTCGGCGAGGGCTGTTTCCCACGACCCGATGTGGTGCCACACGCCGAGAGACACCACGAGGTCGAACGTGCGGTCGGGGTACGCGAGCGCGGTGGCGTCGGCGCGCTCGACGCGCGCCCGTTCGTCGAAACGCTCAAGGCGCGCGCGCAACTGCTCCACCATCTCTTCGTCGTGGTCGGTCGCGACCAAGTTCCAACCAGGGAACCGGTCCAGGAACATCTCGGCGGCGTGCCCCATCCCCGAGCCGACCTCGAGCACGTCGGCGCGCGAGGGCAGGTCGCTGAACCCCAGGATCCAAGGCATCACAGTGCGCCGCACCAGTTCGCGCCACACCGCACTGCGGCAGAACTTCTTCTCGACCTCGGACATCTCCACTGACTCACACCTTCCCGAAGCGCCTCTGGCGACGACGGAACTCCTCGACGGCCTGCTGCAAATGCTCGGCAGCAAAGTCCGGCCACAGCACGTCGAGGAACACCAACTCCGCGTACGAGGCCTGCCAGAGCAAGTAGTTCGAGATCCTCTGCTCGCCGCCGGTGCGAACGAACAAGTCCACGTCGGGCAGTTCCGGGTCGTACAAAGCCCGCCCGAGCGCGCGCTCGTCGATGCGCGCGGGGTCGAGGTCGCCGCGCGCCGCGCGTGCGGCCAGCGCGCGCGCCGCATCCACGATCTCGGCACGGCCTCCGTAGTTGAACGCGACCGTGAGCGTCATACGCGTGTTGCGCTCGGTCATCTCGGTGGTCTCGTCGATCAGGCGCAGAATCCGCCGCGGCACACGCCGGTCGCGGCGGCCGATCCAGCGCATGCGCACGCCTTGGTCGTGGAACTGGTCGCGGCGGCGAAGCACGAACCGCTCGGTGTCGTTCAGCAGGAACCGGACTTCCGATGGCGGCCGCTTCCAGTTCTCAGTGGAGAAGGCATACAGCGTCAGGTTGGAAACGCCGAGATCCAGCGCGGCATCAACGGCGCGCGCCACCGCATCCTCTCCCGCCCTGTGTCCCTCGGTTCGCTCGAGTCCGCGGCGCGTCGCCCAGCGGCCGTTTCCATCCATGACGATGGCGACGTGCGCGGGCACGACTGCCTTCTTCGATCCGGCGCGCGCCATCATCGGGGAACGTGCGCCCACGCGCGCAACGGCCGGTTGAGGTGGTACTCAAGGTACGCGCGCACGAGGTTGCTCCCTTCCCTTCGCGCGGCCTCGTCCGAATCCGACGCCGTGTCGCCGAGCAGCGCCGCCAGGTACGGCACCGTGCCCTCCCCGACCGCGATCGTGCCGCCGCTGCGGCAGGCATCACACACCATGCCCCCTTGCTGGATCGAGAAACGGGAAACACGCGGACGTCCACACTCCGCGCAGGCGGCGAGCGCAGGCAGGAACCCGGCGAGCGCCGTGAGGCGCAGCAAGAACGAATCCGCGATCGTGCTCGGCTCGCCTTCAGGCTCCACGAGTCTGCGCAGGGATCCAAGCAGCAACATGAACATGCGCGTGTTGCGTTCGTTCTCGATAGTCGCGCGATCGGCCGCTTCCAAGATCATCTCGCCGGCCGCAAAGCGCGCGTAATCGTCGCGCAGGCGCCTGAACGACGTGATGATGTCGGCTTGGGTCACGATGTCGAGTTCCCGGCCCTTGTACAGCAGCAGGTCCACGTGCGTGAAGGGCTCCAGGCGCGCGCCGAAGCGGGACTTGGTCTTGCGCACGCCCTTGGCCACCGCGCGGATCTTTCCCGACCCCTGAGTGAGCACAGTCACGATCCGGTCGGCTTCGCCGAGTTTCATCGTGCGCAGGACGATGCCCTGCTCCTTGTACAACGCCATGATGTCCAATGGTACGGCCCCACGCACCCCTGCCGCGCGAAGGACCGCCGATTACATCAGTGGATCCGGACAGAACACCAGCGGACGAGACAGCGGCGCATCAGATTGGTTCAAGAACCGCTGGTAGAACTCGAAGACCGCAGGATCGATTTCTCCCTTCGAAGCAGGATGCGCATCGGGGTGATCGACGTCGGCCGTCACCAGCAGGCGGGGCGTGATGGTCAAGGGAACCTGGAGCATGTCGAGGCGAACCGGTCCGAACACCCTACGGCCGGCCCGGTCGAACAGGTCCGAACGGGCCGGAGACCAGAACAACTGCTCTCGCGGACACCATCGCACCGGCTCACCAAACCGACCGGACCGCACGAGGTAGGCGTGCAGCACCTCGCCGTCGCGCACAACGAAAACACGCTTCCCATCGAAGGTTCGCGCCGAAACCCCCTGGGGGATCTGCACGAGCGGCAAGTTCGTCGGGCCCGAAGGCAAGAACCGTGATCCCGCCAATACCCCGACGGCGATGGTCAGCGCGACGATCCGGATCATCTCAGTACCCGAGGAAGCGCTGAAGCGCGCGCGGGTCACGCTGCCACTCCTTGGCCACCTTCACCTGAAGCGACAGGAACACCTTCGTTCCCAGAATCCACTCGAGATCCTGGCGCGCGTGCGTTCCGATTCGCTTCAGCATCAAACCGCCCTTGCCGATGACCATCCCTTTCTGGGACTCGCGCTCGACAAACAGGATCGCCCGGATCTCCGTCACGCCGTCCGGACGCTCGATGACCTCTTCGGTCACGACGGCGATCGAGTGCGGGATCTCCTGGCGCGTCGCGTGCAACGCCTTCTCGCGGACGATCTCGGCAAGCAACACCTCGTGCGGTTGGTCGGTGATCATTCCGTCCGGGTAGAACTGTGGGCCTTCCACCAAAACGGACGAGAGGATGTCCTGCAGTTCGGGAACGTTGGTTCCCGCAACAGCCGAGACCGGGATGATCTCGCGCCAGTCGCCCAGCTCCGCGGCGGCCGTGAGTTGGGGAACGAGTTCCTCACGGCGCACGGCATCCATCTTGTTCACGACACAGATCGCCGGCGTCCCGGTCTTGATGATCTCGCGGGCTACGAACGCGTCGCCGGTACCGACGGGCTGAGTCGCGTCCAACATGAACACGACGGCGTCCACCTCTCGGATGGTCCGGCGAACAACCTCGTTGAGCTTCTCCCCGAGCAAGTTCTTCGGCTTGTGCAAGCCCGGTGTGTCCACGAAGACGATCTGCCAGTCGTCGCCGCTGAGAACTCCGCGAATCGCATTGCGGGTGGTTTGCGGACGCTTGGAAGTGATGGCGACCTTTCGCCCAAGGAACGCATTGAGCAGCGTCGACTTCCCCACGTTGGGACGGCCCGTCAGTGCGACGAAACCCGAGCGATAACCGCTCATTGATCGCCCAGGGTCGCCGGACCGTCGGCCTTGGTGATGAGAACCTTCGCGATCCGGCGCCCTTGGACCCGCTGCGCGCGGAACAGCAAACCCTGGAACTCGATCTCCTCACCCTGCGCCGGCAACTTGCCCAGCAGCCCGGCCATGAGTCCACCGACGGTGTCCCACTCGGTGCTCGGCAGTTCCACGTGGAGCAACTCCGACAGTTCGTCGATTTGGAGCCGGCCGTTTACCAGGAGTGTGCGTTCGTCGATCGGCTGAACCTGGGGCTCCTCTCGGTCGTACTCGTCGGCGATCTCCCCAACGATCTCCTCAAGGAGGTCCTCCAGCGTTACGAGCCCGGCGATGTCGCCGTACTCATCCACCACGATTGCCATATGCGTCTTCTTCTCTTGCATCTCTCGAAGAAGTTCCGCGACCTTCTTGGACTCGGGAACGAACATCGATTCGCGCAGCAAGTCCTTTAGCCGCGGCTTGAACTCACGTTTCCCGTTGGGCCGGCGCGCGCGATGCAGCTTGCGCATGATGTCCTTGGCGTACACCAAGCCGAGAATGTTGCGGGAATCCCCCGGTTCGAACACGGGCATGCGGCTGAGCCCGTGTTCGAGCATCAGGGTCAGGACGTCGTTCAGGTCCTGATCCGCATCCACGCCCACCATGTCCGGACGCGGAACCATGACCTCGCGCACGACGGTGTCCCCGAACTCGAAGATCGAGTGGATCATCTCCTTCTCGTCTTCTTCGATCGAGGCCTCGTCGGCGGCAACCTGGGCCATAGTGCGAATCTCGTCCTCGGTGACGAACGGCCCTCGGGCCAAACCCTTGCCCGGCGTCACGACGTTGGACACTCGAACAAGCATGCGCATCAAGGCCTGTACGCCGGGAACGCGCACCAGACGGTCGATGCCCGGAGCCACAAACAGCGCGACCTTCTCGGCGTTTTGGATCGCGTACGTCTTGGGGGCCGCCTCCGCGAGCACGAAGATGAGCAACGTCATCCCGAAGGTCGAGATGATCCAGCCGTAGTCCGAAGTCAGCCGGTCGGCCAGAAGGGTCGCCATCGCCGTTCCCCCGAGCTGCACGACCAACACCAGCAGCAGCACGATGTTGAGGAACCGCGGAGGATCTTCCAGCAACCGGGCGAGCCGCCGCGCGCCCCGACGTTCGTCCTCGACCATCTGCAGCACGCGGAAGCGACCGACGTGAGTGAGCGACGTCTCGGCCATCGCGAGGAACGCAGCCACAAGGATCGAGATCCCGATCCCGATGCTGAGGGTTATCTCGGCGCCGGTCACAGCGTGCGCTCCGACGATACGGCGGAAAGCACGCGGCGCTCGTTCGCGCGCATCGCGCGTTCCGACGCCGCGTCATCGTGATCCCAGCCCAGGACGTGCAAGATCCCGTGAACCAGCAACTGCGACATCTCGTCGTCCATCGAGTGCCCCAGCGCGGCAGCCTGGCGCGCGGCAACCGCGGGGCACACCACGATGTCACCCAGCACTAGTGGTCCGGGCATTGGGTCGTCCAGCGAGTCCATCGGGAACGACAACACATCGGTGGCCGCATGAACTCCAAGAGCCTGCTGCTTGAGTTCCGCCATTTGCTCCGGATCCACCAGCGTGACCGACAGACCTGCCGCGGCGGGAACACCTAGGAACTCCAGCGCGCGCGCGGCCGTTGTGCGAAGGCCCTCGGTATCGAGCGGGACGTCCTGCTCGTCCTCGACCACGACGCCGGAGTCGGGACTTCCGCTTGGGTCGCCGGGCTCGCTAATCATTTGCTCTCGTCAAAGCGCCGGTACGCCTCAACGATCTCCTGCACGATCTTGTGTCGCACCACGTCACGAGCCCCCAGGAACTCAAATGCCACGCCGTCGATATCGGTAAGAATTTCTCGCGCCGCGTTCAGCCCCGAATACTGCCCGGCCGGCAAGTCGATCTGCGTTACGTCGCCCGTCACGACGACCTTCGATCCGAAACCCAACCGTGTCAGGAACATCTTCATTTGCTCCGGCGTCGTGTTCTGCGCTTCGTCCAGGATAATGAACGCATCGTTCAGCGTACGGCCCCGCATGAACGCGAGCGGCGAAACCTCAATCGTGGCGCGCTGGATCAACTGCACGATGCGCTCAGGATCCATCATGTCGTAGAGGGCGTCGTACAGCGGACGCATGTACGGATCGACCTTCTCCAGCAACGTGCCCGGCAGGAACCCGAGGCGTTCGCCGGCCTCAACCGCCGGACGCGTCAGAATCACACGACTCACCTGTTTCTCGAGCAGCGCGCGCACGGCCATAGCCACCGCGAGGTACGTCTTCCCGGTTCCGGCAGGACCGATCCCGAACACGATCGTGTTGGCGCGAATCGCGTCCACGTAGCTCTTCTGGCCTGCGGTCTTTGGACGAATCGCCTTGCCCCGATGGATCAACGCCGCGTCGCCGAGGACCTCGGAAGGGCGCGCGTCGCCGGACTTAACCATGGCGATCGACCGCTCCAGACCTTCGACCGTGAGTACCTGTTGCCGGTCGAGCAGCGTGATGAGTTCCTCGAACAGGAAGGCCACGCGATCCGTCTCGGCCTTCTCCCCGTGGATGTGGATCTCGTTGCCGCGCACGAGAATCGTTGCCGCGAACGACGACTCGATCATCTTGAGGAGTTCGTCTCGCTGCCCCAGCAAGCTCACCATCTGGTGATGCCCAGGAACAAGGATCTTCACTTCGGTCGTACTTTGAGCCACTCGCACTCCTGAGCCCTGCGGCTCTGCCCGACTTCGGCCGGTCCACAATTAAGTATACCGACCCGAGCAGCCCTCACAGACGGGCCACCGGTCCCATGGGAGCGCCCCCGACTACGTGAAGATGCAGGTGAAAGACGGTTTGGCCGGCGTCGGGGCCAATGTTGAAGATCAACCTGTACCCGGATTCGCCGACCCCCTCCGCGAGCGCGACCTCACGGGCGGCGTCGATCATCTCCACGAGAAGGGCGCCGTGCTCGATCTCGATCGAGCGCACGTCGGCGACATGCCGTTTGGGCACTACGAGGACGTGCACGGGCGCGGAAGGGTGGATGTCCCGAAACGCGTACACGGCCTCTCGATCCAGCACCGGCGTACTCGGGATGTCTCCCGACACGATCTTGCAGAACAGACACTCG encodes the following:
- a CDS encoding DUF5615 family PIN-like protein, which encodes MRVLLDEHLPLDLAAELIGHDVTTVRAQGWTGMKNGELLATAASAGFGHTAHERPRDRVPGRYADQ
- a CDS encoding DUF433 domain-containing protein produces the protein MSSLDSVVHSDPEILSGAPVFIGTRVPLRNLIDYLEDDYSVEGFLQQFPSVRREQVEAVLEALEETLPRARPA
- a CDS encoding phosphoribosyltransferase family protein, with protein sequence MDLDKLASSINAVARLRGSFTLRSGVTATEYFDKYRFESDPVLLAAIADHMRGLVPTGIDALAGLELGGVPVVTALSLRSGLPAIFVRKTAKDYGTCQLVEGLDVAGRLLCIVEDVVTSGGQIIESCIALRALGASVEHALCVIDRETGGTEALAAIGLELRPLFRRSQIDRA
- a CDS encoding DUF2442 domain-containing protein; the encoded protein is MSSSRIEIGRAEAISISVTEDSLVVDLVDGRTVSVPLAWYPRLAHGKANERAEWELIGRGEGIHWPLLDEDISVEGLLAGRPSGESQESLKQWLQSRSAV
- a CDS encoding DUF4160 domain-containing protein; the encoded protein is MPTILIRGPYRVFFYSGDSVEPPHVHVQREKMVAKYWLNPVRLERSGGFGRVELRRIEALIEAEAASLLRRWDEFFED
- a CDS encoding class I SAM-dependent methyltransferase, encoding MSEVEKKFCRSAVWRELVRRTVMPWILGFSDLPSRADVLEVGSGMGHAAEMFLDRFPGWNLVATDHDEEMVEQLRARLERFDERARVERADATALAYPDRTFDLVVSLGVWHHIGSWETALAECARVLRPGGRLLLVDLLPGFFVGPIAKVFPPERTYSLGELREQLAEAGFARFRVRAAGRLWYRLLAETPYA
- the uppS gene encoding polyprenyl diphosphate synthase; the encoded protein is MGARSPMMARAGSKKAVVPAHVAIVMDGNGRWATRRGLERTEGHRAGEDAVARAVDAALDLGVSNLTLYAFSTENWKRPPSEVRFLLNDTERFVLRRRDQFHDQGVRMRWIGRRDRRVPRRILRLIDETTEMTERNTRMTLTVAFNYGGRAEIVDAARALAARAARGDLDPARIDERALGRALYDPELPDVDLFVRTGGEQRISNYLLWQASYAELVFLDVLWPDFAAEHLQQAVEEFRRRQRRFGKV
- the recO gene encoding DNA repair protein RecO, coding for MALYKEQGIVLRTMKLGEADRIVTVLTQGSGKIRAVAKGVRKTKSRFGARLEPFTHVDLLLYKGRELDIVTQADIITSFRRLRDDYARFAAGEMILEAADRATIENERNTRMFMLLLGSLRRLVEPEGEPSTIADSFLLRLTALAGFLPALAACAECGRPRVSRFSIQQGGMVCDACRSGGTIAVGEGTVPYLAALLGDTASDSDEAARREGSNLVRAYLEYHLNRPLRAWAHVPR
- the era gene encoding GTPase Era — its product is MSGYRSGFVALTGRPNVGKSTLLNAFLGRKVAITSKRPQTTRNAIRGVLSGDDWQIVFVDTPGLHKPKNLLGEKLNEVVRRTIREVDAVVFMLDATQPVGTGDAFVAREIIKTGTPAICVVNKMDAVRREELVPQLTAAAELGDWREIIPVSAVAGTNVPELQDILSSVLVEGPQFYPDGMITDQPHEVLLAEIVREKALHATRQEIPHSIAVVTEEVIERPDGVTEIRAILFVERESQKGMVIGKGGLMLKRIGTHARQDLEWILGTKVFLSLQVKVAKEWQRDPRALQRFLGY
- a CDS encoding hemolysin family protein — encoded protein: MTGAEITLSIGIGISILVAAFLAMAETSLTHVGRFRVLQMVEDERRGARRLARLLEDPPRFLNIVLLLVLVVQLGGTAMATLLADRLTSDYGWIISTFGMTLLIFVLAEAAPKTYAIQNAEKVALFVAPGIDRLVRVPGVQALMRMLVRVSNVVTPGKGLARGPFVTEDEIRTMAQVAADEASIEEDEKEMIHSIFEFGDTVVREVMVPRPDMVGVDADQDLNDVLTLMLEHGLSRMPVFEPGDSRNILGLVYAKDIMRKLHRARRPNGKREFKPRLKDLLRESMFVPESKKVAELLREMQEKKTHMAIVVDEYGDIAGLVTLEDLLEEIVGEIADEYDREEPQVQPIDERTLLVNGRLQIDELSELLHVELPSTEWDTVGGLMAGLLGKLPAQGEEIEFQGLLFRAQRVQGRRIAKVLITKADGPATLGDQ